In a single window of the Papaver somniferum cultivar HN1 chromosome 8, ASM357369v1, whole genome shotgun sequence genome:
- the LOC113306592 gene encoding GDSL esterase/lipase At5g55050-like, whose translation MAYYNSLLYFCIIFFIFNFNTIITQGIGHVPAVIVFGDSLVDVGNNNHLEFSILKSNYAYNGVDYPNRKATGRYSNGKNAADFFAENLGLATSPPYLSIKSASNKVKVLLDQGGINFASGGAGIFNETLNKLFKQSISLNEQISNFKTVHGELMQQLGTVEAQTYLAKSVFLIAIGSNDILDKFQLVDSILGKEPAGDHQFINSLMVILKSKLKMIYNLGARKFAVVGLGLIGCCPKLRSDNPKGECNERANYWSVQYNKAVKSLLQELKEELPDIHYSLINTYDIMVDFLQQPAHYGFNEVKSACCGGGKFRAQVPCLAPIAVCCKNRRDHLFWDLYHPTEAAAKIIMNEFFMGTEKYVYPVNVMQLLE comes from the exons ATGGCTTATTACAACTCTCTTCTCTATTTCTGTATTATCTTCTTCATATTCAACTTCAATACGATTATTACACAAGGAATTGGCCATGTTCCAGCAGTTATTGTATTTGGAGACTCGCTTGTTGATGTGGGTAACAATAATCACTTAGAGTTTTCCATTCTTAAATCTAACTATGCTTATAATGGTGTCGATTATCCAAATCGGAAAGCAACTGGAAGGTATAGCAATGGAAAGAATGCTGCTGATTTCTTTG CTGAGAATTTAGGATTAGCGACATCGCCACCGTATCTCTCCATTAAATCAGCTTCGAACAAGGTCAAGGTGTTGCTCGATCAGGGTGGAATCAATTTTGCATCAGGCGGAGCCGGAATCTTCaatgaaacattaaacaaactaTTT AAACAATCCATTTCACTCAACGAACAGATATCAAATTTTAAAACAGTGCACGGAGAGCTGATGCAACAACTAGGAACCGTTGAAGCGCAAACGTACTTGGCAAAATCTGTGTTTCTTATTGCAATTGGTAGCAACGACATTCTTGACAAATTCCAACTTGTTGATTCGATCCTGGGAAAAGAACCAGCTGGTGATCATCAGTTCATAAACTCTTTGATGGTTATACTGAAAAGCAAATTGAAG ATGATTTACAATCTTGGTGCACGCAAATTTGCCGTGGTTGGACTCGGTTTGATAGGGTGTTGTCCAAAACTAAGGAGCGATAATCCTAAAGGGGAGTGCAATGAGCGAGCAAATTACTGGTCTGTTCAGTACAACAAAGCTGTTAAATCACTCTTGCAAGAACTCAAAGAAGAGCTTCCGGACATTCACTATTCCTTGATAAACACTTACGATATCATGGTTGATTTCTTACAACAACCAGCTCATTATG GGTTCAATGAGGTAAAATCAGCTTGTTGTGGAGGGgggaaatttagagcacaagttcCATGCCTAGCACCAATAGCAGTGTGCTGTAAGAATAGGAGAGACCATCTATTCTGGGATCTATACCATCCAACTGAAGCGGCTGCTAAAATAATTATGAATGAATTCTTTATGGGCACAGAAAAGTATGTGTACCCTGTTAATGTAATGCAATTACTTGAATAA